Proteins from one Malaya genurostris strain Urasoe2022 chromosome 2, Malgen_1.1, whole genome shotgun sequence genomic window:
- the LOC131429433 gene encoding cyclin-dependent kinase 7: MENRLNRYEKIEFLGEGQFATVYKARDIETNEIVAVKKIKIGNREEAADGINRTALREIKLLHELHHENIIGLLDVFGHKSNVSLVFDFMDTDLEIIIKDPKILLTPANIKCYMIQTLRGLEYLHMHWILHRDLKPNNLLLSGSGVLKIGDFGLAKFYGSPNRINTNQVVTRWYRSPELLFGARQYSTGVDIWAVGCILAELLLRVPFLPGESDLDQLTRIFKVMGTPTEENWPDVKSLPDYVQYKYVPPIPLRDIFTAASDDLIELANKMLALYPPSRCTSTEALMMAYFSNKPAPSLGSKLPMPASYYAGSKEKEDKQPTLKRKLPENVDGGTLPKRLQF; encoded by the exons ATGGAAAATCGATTAAATCGTTACGAAAAAATAGAGTTTTTGGGTGAAGGTCAG TTTGCCACCGTCTACAAGGCCCGAGATATCGAAACAAACGAAATTGTTGCGGTGAAGAAAATTAAGATCGGAAACCGTGAAGAGGCGGCGGACGGAATCAATCGAACCGCCCTGAGAGAAATAAAACTGTTACATGAACTGCACCATGAGAACATTATCGGCCTGCTGGATGTGTTCGGGCATAAAAGTAACGTTTCATTGGTGTTTGATTTTATGGATACTGATTTAGAAATCATCATCAAGGATCCAAAGATTCTGCTGACACCGGCAAACATCAAATGTTACATGATCCAGACGCTGAGAGGTCTAGAATATCTTCATATGCACTGGATTCTACACCGAGATCTGAAACCAAACAATTTGCTATTAAGTGGGAGTGGAGTACTGAAAATCGGAGATTTCGGTTTGGCCAAATTTTATGGTTCTCCTAATCGAATAAACACCAATCAGGTGGTGACTCGTTGGTATCGAAGTCCAGAACTTCTGTTTGGAGCCCGTCAGTATTCCACCGGGGTGGACATATGGGCCGTTGGTTGCATTTTAGCGGAACTGTTGCTTCGGGTACCGTTTCTACCGGGTGAAAGCGATCTGGATCAGCTgacacgaattttcaaagttatgggtACTCCAACAGAAGAAAACTGGCCTGACGTCAAATCGCTGCCGGATTACGTACAGTACAAATATGTTCCTCCAATTCCGCTGCGAGATATCTTCACGGCCGCCTCGGATGATTTGATCGAATTGGCCAACAAAATGCTGGCGTTGTACCCGCCCAGTCGATGCACCAGTACCGAGGCGTTGATGATGGCATATTTCTCCAACAAACCGGCTCCATCGCTGGGAAGCAAACTGCCAATGCCGGCCAGTTACTATGCGGGAAGTAAGGAAAAGGAAGACAAACAACCGACCCTGAAGCGAAAACTGCCGGAGAACGTGGATGGTGGTACATTGCCGAAACGGTTACAGTTTTAA